The Vitis vinifera cultivar Pinot Noir 40024 chromosome 12, ASM3070453v1 genome has a segment encoding these proteins:
- the LOC100266079 gene encoding protein LIGHT-DEPENDENT SHORT HYPOCOTYLS 10 yields MSSERGKDLAEGSSRSPGDQQSVTPSRYESQKRRDWNTFGQYLKNQRPPVPLSQCNCNHVLDFLRYLDQFGKTKVHLQGCMFFGQPEPPAPCTCPLRQAWGSLDALVGRLRAAYEENGGSPETNPFASGAIRIYLREVRECQSKARGIPYKKKKKKAGESTSSGQFS; encoded by the coding sequence ATGTCCAGTGAAAGAGGAAAAGATTTGGCAGAAGGGTCATCGAGATCCCCAGGTGATCAGCAGTCGGTGACACCAAGCCGATATGAGTCGCAGAAGCGGCGAGACTGGAACACCTTTGGCCAGTACTTGAAGAACCAGAGGCCCCCAGTTCCACTGTCACAGTGCAATTGCAACCATGTGCTTGACTTCCTTCGATATCTGGATCAGTTTGGAAAGACTAAAGTTCACCTCCAAGGATGTATGTTTTTTGGACAGCCCGAGCCGCCAGCTCCTTGCACTTGCCCACTGAGACAGGCTTGGGGCAGCCTTGATGCACTGGTTGGGAGGCTTCGAGCTGCTTACGAGGAAAATGGTGGCTCACCAGAGACCAATCCTTTTGCCAGTGGCGCGATCCGGATTTATCTTCGAGAGGTGAGGGAGTGTCAGTCTAAGGCAAGGGGGATTCCatacaagaagaaaaagaagaaggctGGTGAATCGACTTCTTCAGGGCAGTTCTCTTGA